From one Plantibacter flavus genomic stretch:
- a CDS encoding peptidoglycan recognition protein family protein, with amino-acid sequence MTISPLTNQAYVTSQKSSRNGATIDHFLVHHAVSTNWRAVLDLMMGAKEVSANYIIGNGGEIISVVPEEYRAWTSSSSAWDGRSITVEVCNESLDPATGYAISAKAEESLANLIADVGARYGFTPTRDGRASTVLGHRDLADWFGDSYATQCPGNYLYDRLPIIAAGGEAKAKTQPIQEDPMFNLTFRDDGAGMCTSIFGTSGVGTQQLYELLFRVRNAPQLATPFRGDWTPGAYAGKPDTLNATEYAIVDSFLALHRKAGLAGIQLDDAKLRAALSDALKGAVVNVDTQVDAAELAKAFEQIIPRVSAAIVKQAGEKLAS; translated from the coding sequence ATGACCATATCACCGCTCACGAATCAGGCGTACGTCACGTCGCAGAAGTCCAGCCGCAACGGGGCGACGATTGACCACTTCCTTGTGCATCACGCCGTATCGACCAACTGGCGTGCCGTTCTCGATCTGATGATGGGCGCGAAGGAAGTATCGGCGAACTACATCATCGGCAACGGCGGCGAAATCATCTCGGTCGTCCCTGAGGAGTACCGGGCATGGACGTCGTCGAGCTCGGCATGGGATGGGCGTTCGATCACAGTCGAGGTGTGCAACGAATCCCTCGATCCGGCGACCGGGTATGCGATCTCTGCGAAGGCTGAGGAGTCGTTGGCGAACCTCATCGCTGACGTCGGCGCACGGTACGGGTTCACCCCCACACGTGACGGCAGAGCATCCACGGTGCTCGGTCACCGGGACCTCGCGGACTGGTTCGGCGACTCGTACGCCACCCAGTGCCCCGGCAACTACCTGTACGACCGTCTCCCGATCATCGCCGCAGGTGGCGAAGCCAAAGCGAAAACCCAACCGATCCAGGAGGATCCCATGTTCAACCTCACCTTCCGCGACGACGGTGCAGGCATGTGCACCAGCATCTTCGGCACCTCAGGCGTCGGCACCCAGCAGCTCTATGAGCTCCTGTTCCGTGTCCGCAACGCCCCCCAGCTCGCCACCCCGTTCCGTGGGGACTGGACGCCTGGCGCATACGCGGGGAAGCCAGACACCCTGAACGCAACCGAGTACGCCATCGTCGACTCGTTCCTCGCACTCCACCGGAAGGCGGGACTTGCGGGCATCCAGCTCGACGACGCCAAGCTGCGCGCTGCCCTGTCTGACGCACTCAAGGGTGCGGTGGTGAACGTGGACACGCAGGTGGACGCGGCGGAGCTTGCGAAGGCGTTCGAGCAGATCATCCCTCGGGTATCTGCGGCGATCGTGAAGCAGGCCGGCGAGAAGCTGGCGTCCTGA
- a CDS encoding tyrosine-type recombinase/integrase, translating to MRAKGEGSVFQDSRGYWCVSMELPPLNGKRRRKLIRSKDRATAERKMTEFRVAMQARGEVALADPTVEDWFRYWMTTTVVPNVRPTTRLGYANIIDKHIVPVIGRTKLDSVTAAQVRRVGDRMVDELGFARSYSLYAYRVMSAAFEDAVRERFITFNPAKMIRPPRKPHVELEALTADEARAVLQRLRHDETWGARWATSILTGARRGEVIGLEWDRVTDVLDLSWQLQRFPLDRTTTPPKLIAPADFEYRQLRGGLFLTRPKSKAGWRIIPLVEPLRSIIEAHRDSSPPNKFGLVFSDDGRPIDPDRDSKRWRESRAGYGITKNVRLHDLRHTAVDLMYEAGVPEDVIVEIIGHSARSMSRAYKSLGNRPRLTDAMERYSEQLREVSIDAAPRCGSCGGSVIEAGRAWRCTSCSMRYLHEPTA from the coding sequence ATGCGGGCAAAGGGTGAAGGGTCTGTCTTTCAGGATTCGCGGGGGTACTGGTGTGTCTCGATGGAGCTACCGCCTCTCAACGGCAAGCGCCGACGCAAGCTGATTCGGTCGAAGGACCGGGCCACGGCCGAACGGAAGATGACTGAATTCAGGGTCGCAATGCAGGCTCGCGGCGAGGTTGCGCTTGCCGACCCCACCGTGGAGGACTGGTTCCGGTACTGGATGACGACGACCGTGGTCCCAAACGTTCGACCGACCACTCGCCTTGGGTACGCGAACATCATCGACAAGCACATCGTGCCGGTAATCGGGCGCACGAAACTCGACAGTGTGACGGCGGCTCAGGTGAGACGCGTCGGGGATCGCATGGTTGACGAGCTCGGATTCGCGCGCAGCTACAGCCTCTACGCATACCGGGTCATGTCAGCCGCGTTCGAAGATGCCGTTCGGGAACGATTCATCACGTTCAACCCGGCGAAGATGATTCGTCCACCTCGGAAGCCGCACGTTGAGCTCGAGGCATTGACCGCCGACGAGGCTCGTGCGGTGTTGCAGCGGCTGAGGCACGACGAGACATGGGGCGCTCGCTGGGCGACGTCGATCCTCACCGGCGCACGTCGCGGCGAGGTCATCGGGCTTGAGTGGGACCGAGTGACCGATGTGCTCGACCTGTCATGGCAGTTGCAGCGCTTCCCCCTCGACCGTACGACCACTCCCCCGAAGCTGATTGCGCCGGCGGACTTCGAGTATCGCCAGCTTCGCGGCGGCCTGTTCCTCACCAGACCGAAGTCGAAGGCCGGGTGGCGCATCATCCCCCTGGTCGAGCCACTGCGGTCGATCATCGAGGCTCACCGGGACTCCTCGCCACCGAACAAGTTTGGTCTCGTCTTCTCCGACGACGGCCGCCCGATTGATCCTGATCGAGACTCGAAAAGATGGCGAGAGTCGCGGGCCGGCTACGGCATCACGAAGAACGTCCGTCTCCACGACCTTCGCCACACGGCGGTCGACCTCATGTACGAAGCCGGCGTCCCCGAGGACGTCATCGTCGAGATCATCGGGCACTCTGCACGCTCGATGAGTCGTGCGTACAAGTCACTCGGCAACCGACCTCGCCTGACTGACGCGATGGAACGGTACTCCGAACAGCTGCGAGAAGTGTCTATCGATGCAGCCCCTCGGTGCGGGTCCTGTGGCGGGTCAGTCATCGAAGCGGGGAGGGCATGGCGATGCACTTCATGCTCGATGCGGTACCTTCATGAACCGACTGCCTAG
- a CDS encoding DMT family transporter encodes MTRFPAPLALLIAVVSGAFIAVQARLNGELGARLGDGFTAAAISFGGGLIILTVGLAVSRTGRRGLATVIGAVRRREMPWWTVLGGCAGAFLVLSQGLTAAALGVALFTVAVVAGQTASGLVLDRIGFGPGGVVGLSVQRVLGAVVALVAVGVAVSGELGGSIPLGLLILPLLAGIGIGWQQAVNGRVKMRAQSTLAATFINFIVGTVVLVVAAVLHAIIVAPPGPLPGEWWLYLGGPIGCVFIAVAAFLVQHTGVLILGLGTVAGQTLSALALDVLLPTDDDGVHVATVIGTLLAFAAVAIASARFRRRPAASSSAD; translated from the coding sequence GTGACCCGTTTCCCAGCACCGCTCGCGCTCCTCATCGCCGTCGTCAGTGGCGCCTTCATCGCGGTGCAGGCCCGGTTGAACGGCGAGCTCGGTGCGCGTCTCGGTGACGGGTTCACCGCCGCCGCGATCTCCTTCGGGGGCGGCTTGATCATCCTCACGGTCGGACTCGCCGTCTCCCGTACCGGCCGTCGCGGGCTCGCCACGGTGATCGGTGCCGTCCGACGCCGGGAGATGCCCTGGTGGACGGTGCTCGGCGGCTGCGCCGGCGCCTTCCTCGTGCTGTCGCAGGGGCTCACCGCCGCCGCGCTCGGCGTCGCCCTGTTCACGGTCGCGGTCGTCGCCGGCCAGACCGCGAGCGGGCTGGTGCTCGACCGGATCGGGTTCGGCCCGGGAGGCGTCGTCGGGTTGAGCGTCCAGCGCGTCCTCGGGGCGGTCGTCGCCCTCGTCGCGGTCGGCGTCGCCGTCTCGGGCGAGCTCGGGGGGAGCATCCCGCTCGGACTCCTCATCCTGCCGCTGCTCGCCGGGATCGGGATCGGCTGGCAGCAGGCGGTCAACGGTCGAGTCAAGATGCGGGCGCAGAGCACGCTCGCCGCGACGTTCATCAACTTCATCGTCGGGACGGTCGTGCTGGTCGTCGCCGCAGTGCTGCACGCGATCATCGTCGCGCCGCCCGGTCCGCTCCCGGGGGAGTGGTGGCTCTACCTCGGCGGCCCGATCGGATGCGTGTTCATCGCCGTGGCCGCGTTCCTCGTCCAGCACACGGGCGTGCTCATCCTCGGGCTCGGCACGGTGGCGGGTCAGACCCTGAGCGCGCTCGCTTTGGACGTGCTCCTGCCCACCGACGATGACGGCGTGCATGTCGCGACCGTCATCGGGACGCTCCTCGCGTTCGCCGCCGTGGCGATCGCATCGGCGCGGTTCAGGCGTCGTCCCGCGGCATCGTCGTCCGCCGACTGA
- a CDS encoding nitroreductase family protein, with amino-acid sequence MTEPIERPVLAAVAGRRSWSKVTDIAPSDAELLEVLGAAGRVADHSALRPWRVITLRGDDRVKLGRALAKAEGDSKPSTKPLRAPLLLAVVVSVKKSKVPAWEQEAVAAGVAHMVSLLLDDAGWGVFWRTGGATRAKAVRKAHGLKKGEELLGWLYVGGKPGNARTGRRKTFDAKAHLSSMP; translated from the coding sequence GTGACCGAACCGATCGAGCGCCCGGTCCTGGCCGCCGTCGCCGGGCGCCGTTCGTGGTCGAAGGTCACCGACATCGCTCCGAGTGACGCGGAACTCCTCGAGGTCCTCGGGGCGGCCGGTCGAGTGGCAGACCACAGCGCCCTGCGTCCGTGGCGGGTCATCACCCTCCGGGGCGACGACCGGGTGAAGCTCGGTCGGGCGCTCGCGAAGGCGGAAGGCGACTCGAAGCCCTCGACGAAGCCGCTCCGCGCGCCCCTGCTGCTCGCGGTCGTCGTGAGTGTGAAGAAGTCGAAGGTGCCCGCCTGGGAGCAGGAGGCGGTCGCGGCAGGAGTGGCCCACATGGTCAGCCTCCTGCTCGACGACGCCGGTTGGGGCGTGTTCTGGCGCACCGGCGGCGCGACTCGCGCCAAAGCGGTCCGGAAGGCACATGGCCTGAAGAAGGGCGAGGAGCTCCTCGGCTGGCTGTACGTCGGAGGGAAGCCGGGTAACGCTCGCACGGGGCGTCGCAAGACGTTCGACGCGAAGGCGCACCTCAGCTCCATGCCCTGA
- the msrB gene encoding peptide-methionine (R)-S-oxide reductase MsrB codes for MTYDVSKTDEQWREELTPEQYQVLRGAATERAWTGELLDESRAGLYTCAACNAELFKSGTKFDSGCGWPSFYESVNPEAVQLIEDRSLGMVRTEVRCANCGSHLGHVFDDGFGTPTGDRYCMNSIALNFAAADTAEPTE; via the coding sequence ATGACGTACGACGTGTCGAAGACCGATGAGCAGTGGCGCGAGGAACTCACGCCCGAGCAGTATCAGGTCCTCCGCGGAGCGGCGACCGAACGGGCCTGGACCGGTGAGCTCCTCGACGAGTCACGCGCGGGCCTCTACACCTGTGCCGCCTGCAACGCGGAGCTCTTCAAGAGCGGTACCAAGTTCGATTCCGGCTGCGGATGGCCGAGCTTCTACGAGTCCGTGAACCCCGAGGCGGTGCAACTCATCGAAGACCGTTCCCTCGGGATGGTGCGCACCGAGGTCCGCTGCGCCAACTGCGGCTCGCACCTCGGTCATGTGTTCGACGACGGCTTCGGGACGCCCACCGGTGACCGCTACTGCATGAACTCGATCGCGCTCAACTTCGCCGCGGCCGACACCGCCGAGCCGACGGAGTGA
- a CDS encoding DUF3263 domain-containing protein has translation MQSASRTPADDEASTPTGGLEPRELEILEFESHWVQHVGAKEAAIRDRFALSPARYYQLLGALIDSPSALAHDPMLIKRLQRTRDARLSARGASAPRTDG, from the coding sequence ATGCAGTCAGCGTCGCGTACGCCTGCCGATGACGAGGCGTCGACGCCGACGGGCGGCCTCGAGCCGCGCGAGCTCGAGATCCTCGAGTTCGAGTCCCATTGGGTGCAGCACGTCGGGGCCAAGGAGGCCGCCATCCGCGACCGCTTCGCCCTGTCCCCGGCCCGGTACTATCAACTGCTCGGCGCGCTCATCGACTCGCCGTCCGCCCTCGCCCACGACCCCATGCTGATCAAGCGGCTGCAGCGCACCCGCGACGCCCGACTCTCGGCGCGAGGAGCCTCGGCTCCCCGCACCGACGGCTGA
- a CDS encoding LytR C-terminal domain-containing protein translates to MAESFPPDRFDEVPDLKRVGAHRAPAPKGRGWIAFLVAVVATLVLVGIGTFALFGLNDRIDFFGGSQSPSATPTPTPTPTEAAPVVDPAASILVLNGTPTAGLAASAAAAISAAGFTQQIPTSDASTEDVTASGVYYQDPSQEGVARAIANALGGIPIQITDTYAIPVEEGEAPVLRIVVVVGADYQPAA, encoded by the coding sequence ATGGCTGAATCCTTCCCGCCCGACCGCTTCGACGAGGTCCCCGACCTCAAGCGCGTCGGCGCACACCGTGCCCCTGCTCCCAAGGGACGCGGCTGGATCGCCTTCCTCGTCGCCGTCGTCGCAACGCTCGTCCTTGTTGGGATCGGCACCTTCGCCCTGTTCGGACTGAACGACCGCATCGACTTCTTCGGCGGCTCGCAGAGCCCGAGCGCCACGCCCACGCCGACCCCCACCCCGACCGAGGCGGCCCCCGTCGTCGACCCCGCGGCCAGCATCCTCGTCCTGAACGGCACACCCACTGCCGGCCTCGCCGCATCGGCGGCGGCGGCGATCTCGGCCGCCGGCTTCACGCAGCAGATCCCGACGAGCGACGCCAGCACCGAGGACGTCACGGCGAGCGGCGTCTACTACCAGGATCCGTCGCAGGAGGGCGTCGCTCGCGCCATCGCGAACGCACTCGGCGGTATCCCGATCCAGATCACGGACACGTACGCGATCCCCGTCGAGGAAGGCGAGGCACCGGTCCTCCGCATCGTCGTCGTGGTCGGCGCGGACTACCAGCCGGCCGCCTGA
- a CDS encoding cold-shock protein, with protein sequence MANGTVKWFNAEKGFGFITVDGGGQDVFVHYSAIDMSGYKSLEEGQAVVFEVGTGAKGPQAEGVRLA encoded by the coding sequence ATGGCGAACGGAACCGTCAAGTGGTTCAACGCTGAGAAGGGCTTCGGCTTCATCACGGTCGACGGCGGCGGACAGGATGTCTTCGTCCACTACTCGGCGATCGACATGAGCGGCTACAAGTCCTTGGAAGAGGGCCAGGCGGTCGTCTTCGAGGTCGGCACGGGAGCAAAGGGGCCCCAGGCCGAAGGTGTGCGCCTGGCGTAG
- the groL gene encoding chaperonin GroEL (60 kDa chaperone family; promotes refolding of misfolded polypeptides especially under stressful conditions; forms two stacked rings of heptamers to form a barrel-shaped 14mer; ends can be capped by GroES; misfolded proteins enter the barrel where they are refolded when GroES binds) produces the protein MAKIIAFDEEARRGLERGLNILADTVKVTLGPRGRNVVLEKKWGAPTITNDGVSIAKEIELDDPYEKIGAELVKEVAKKTDDVAGDGTTTATVLAQALVREGLRNVAAGADPISLKRGIEKAVEAVTVELIANAKEVETKEEIAATASISAGDTTIGEIIAEAIDKVGKEGVVTVEESNTFGTELELTEGMRFDKGYLSQYFVTDPDRQEAVFEDPYILIANQKISAIKDLLPIVDQVIQSGKQLLIIAEDVDGEALATLVVNKIRGIFKSVAVKAPGFGDRRKAQLQDIAILTGGQVISEEVGLKLETVTLDLLGRARKVVITKDETTIVEGAGDADAIAGRVSQIRKEIDNTDSDYDREKLQERLAKLAGGVAVIKAGAATEVELKERKHRIEDAVRNAKAAVEEGIVAGGGVALIQAGKTAFEKLELVGDEATGANIVKVAIDAPLKQIALNAGLEPGVVADKVRNLPVGHGLNAATGEYVDMLAAGINDPVKVTRSALLNAASIAGLFLTTEAVVADKPEKNPAPAGDPTGGMDF, from the coding sequence ATGGCTAAGATCATTGCTTTCGACGAGGAGGCCCGTCGCGGCCTCGAGCGTGGACTGAACATTCTTGCTGACACGGTCAAGGTCACCCTTGGGCCGCGCGGTCGCAACGTTGTCCTCGAGAAGAAGTGGGGCGCCCCCACGATCACCAACGACGGCGTGTCCATCGCCAAGGAGATCGAACTCGACGACCCGTACGAGAAGATCGGCGCGGAGCTCGTCAAGGAGGTCGCCAAGAAGACCGACGACGTCGCCGGCGACGGCACCACCACGGCGACCGTGCTGGCACAGGCGCTCGTTCGCGAGGGCCTCCGCAACGTCGCCGCAGGCGCCGACCCCATCAGCCTCAAGCGCGGCATCGAGAAGGCCGTCGAGGCCGTCACGGTCGAGCTCATCGCCAACGCCAAGGAGGTGGAGACCAAGGAGGAGATCGCTGCGACCGCTTCCATCTCCGCCGGCGACACCACCATCGGCGAGATCATCGCCGAGGCGATCGACAAGGTCGGCAAGGAGGGCGTCGTCACCGTCGAGGAGTCGAACACCTTCGGCACCGAGCTCGAGCTCACCGAGGGCATGCGCTTCGACAAGGGCTACCTGTCGCAGTACTTCGTGACCGACCCCGACCGCCAGGAAGCGGTGTTCGAGGACCCCTACATCCTCATCGCCAACCAGAAGATCTCCGCGATCAAGGACCTCCTGCCGATCGTCGACCAGGTCATCCAGTCGGGCAAGCAGCTCCTCATCATCGCTGAGGACGTCGACGGCGAAGCTCTCGCGACGCTCGTCGTCAACAAGATCCGTGGCATCTTCAAGTCCGTCGCCGTCAAGGCTCCGGGTTTCGGCGACCGCCGCAAGGCTCAGCTGCAGGACATCGCCATCCTCACCGGTGGCCAGGTCATCTCCGAGGAGGTCGGCCTCAAGCTCGAGACCGTCACCCTCGACCTGCTCGGCCGTGCGCGCAAGGTCGTCATCACCAAGGATGAGACCACCATCGTCGAGGGTGCCGGCGACGCCGACGCCATCGCCGGTCGTGTCTCGCAGATCCGCAAGGAGATCGACAACACCGACAGCGACTACGACCGCGAGAAGCTCCAGGAGCGTCTTGCCAAGCTCGCGGGCGGTGTGGCGGTCATCAAGGCCGGTGCAGCGACCGAGGTCGAGCTCAAGGAGCGCAAGCACCGCATCGAGGACGCCGTTCGCAACGCGAAGGCCGCCGTCGAAGAGGGCATCGTCGCCGGTGGTGGCGTCGCCCTGATCCAGGCCGGCAAGACCGCGTTCGAGAAGCTCGAGCTCGTCGGTGACGAGGCGACCGGTGCGAACATCGTCAAGGTCGCCATCGACGCTCCGCTCAAGCAGATCGCGCTCAACGCAGGCCTCGAGCCCGGCGTCGTCGCCGACAAGGTCCGCAACCTGCCCGTCGGACACGGCCTCAACGCCGCGACCGGTGAGTACGTCGACATGCTCGCTGCCGGCATCAACGACCCGGTGAAGGTCACGCGCTCCGCGCTGCTCAACGCAGCGTCGATCGCCGGCCTGTTCCTCACCACCGAGGCCGTCGTCGCCGACAAGCCGGAGAAGAACCCGGCTCCGGCCGGCGACCCGACCGGTGGCATGGACTTCTAA
- a CDS encoding WXG100 family type VII secretion target, giving the protein MATFQVDSDAVERASTAARVTIEQIQNEVARLHSQLAALDGQWTGAAAAAFHGVVERWRGTQRQVEENLGEISRALAVAGTQYAEIERANASMFSG; this is encoded by the coding sequence ATGGCCACTTTCCAGGTCGACAGCGACGCGGTCGAGCGCGCCTCCACGGCGGCACGCGTCACGATCGAACAGATCCAGAACGAGGTCGCCCGCCTGCACTCGCAGCTGGCGGCACTCGACGGGCAATGGACCGGCGCAGCAGCCGCTGCGTTCCACGGTGTCGTCGAGCGCTGGAGGGGCACCCAGCGTCAGGTCGAGGAGAACCTCGGCGAGATCAGCCGGGCACTCGCCGTCGCGGGCACACAGTACGCCGAGATCGAGCGGGCGAACGCCAGCATGTTCAGCGGGTGA